The Pyrus communis chromosome 2, drPyrComm1.1, whole genome shotgun sequence genome includes a window with the following:
- the LOC137726419 gene encoding uncharacterized protein isoform X1, translating to MLLLQPWSVSSSTALHNSLAFSHSETQHKAIYKRRRSAAPFCLRAQLLDGIDQLAHNKVLIAAGISMAVGQLTKPVTSVILYGKEFDFKAVVQAGGFPSSHSSAMVATATTLGLEKGLSDSIFGLTVVYAGIVMYDAQGVRREVGNHAKVLNKTLPLNTTVNSVPTQDGGRINSQRKKPLVMSESVESLLSEEANIFSPKATNGPLASQSKEITMQATQTQVSSGLGSNAEEGLERAANTSTRLKESIGHTEVEVAAGALLGFLVGLAVYEIM from the exons ATGTTGCTGCTGCAGCCTTGGAGCGTTTCGAGCTCCACAGCGCTTCACAATTCTCTGGCTTTTTCCCACTCGGAAACCCAGCACAAAGCCATTTATAAACGACGCCGTTCAGCAGCACCCTTTTGCCTCAGAGCTCAGTTGCTGGACGGAATCGATCAGCTCGCGCATAACAAG GTTTTGATTGCGGCTGGAATTTCAATGGCAGTTGGGCAGCTCACGAAGCCGGTGACTTCTGTGATTTTGTATGGGAAAGAGTTTGATTTCAAGGCGGTCGTTCAGGCTGGGGGATTCCCTTCTTCACATTCCTCT GCAATGGTGGCTACTGCTACAACCCTTGGCCTTGAAAA GGGCCTTTCGGATTCAATATTTGGCCTTACCGTTGTTTATGCAGGCATTGTGATGTATGATGCTCAG GGGGTGAGAAGAGAAGTTGGCAATCATGCAAAAGTACTGAACAAAACGCTGCCCCTGAACACAACGGTGAACTCAGTCCCCACCCAGGACGGAGGTAGAATTAACTCTCAACGTAAAAAACCATTGGTGATGTCGGAAAGCGTTGAGTCTCTGTTGTCTGAGGAAGCAAACATTTTCTCACCAAAAGCAACAAATGGCCCTTTAGCGTCTCAGTCCAAGGAGATAACAATGCAAGCTACTCAGACGCAGGTTTCTTCGGGCTTAGGAAGTAATGCCGAGGAAGGTTTAGAAAGAGCTGCCAATACTTCAACTCGGCTAAAAGAATCGATCGGCCACACTGAAGTAGAAGTCGCGGCCGGCGCTTTGTTGGGTTTCTTGGTAGGATTGGCGGTGTATGAGATAATGTGA
- the LOC137726419 gene encoding uncharacterized protein isoform X2, with amino-acid sequence MAVGQLTKPVTSVILYGKEFDFKAVVQAGGFPSSHSSAMVATATTLGLEKGLSDSIFGLTVVYAGIVMYDAQGVRREVGNHAKVLNKTLPLNTTVNSVPTQDGGRINSQRKKPLVMSESVESLLSEEANIFSPKATNGPLASQSKEITMQATQTQVSSGLGSNAEEGLERAANTSTRLKESIGHTEVEVAAGALLGFLVGLAVYEIM; translated from the exons ATGGCAGTTGGGCAGCTCACGAAGCCGGTGACTTCTGTGATTTTGTATGGGAAAGAGTTTGATTTCAAGGCGGTCGTTCAGGCTGGGGGATTCCCTTCTTCACATTCCTCT GCAATGGTGGCTACTGCTACAACCCTTGGCCTTGAAAA GGGCCTTTCGGATTCAATATTTGGCCTTACCGTTGTTTATGCAGGCATTGTGATGTATGATGCTCAG GGGGTGAGAAGAGAAGTTGGCAATCATGCAAAAGTACTGAACAAAACGCTGCCCCTGAACACAACGGTGAACTCAGTCCCCACCCAGGACGGAGGTAGAATTAACTCTCAACGTAAAAAACCATTGGTGATGTCGGAAAGCGTTGAGTCTCTGTTGTCTGAGGAAGCAAACATTTTCTCACCAAAAGCAACAAATGGCCCTTTAGCGTCTCAGTCCAAGGAGATAACAATGCAAGCTACTCAGACGCAGGTTTCTTCGGGCTTAGGAAGTAATGCCGAGGAAGGTTTAGAAAGAGCTGCCAATACTTCAACTCGGCTAAAAGAATCGATCGGCCACACTGAAGTAGAAGTCGCGGCCGGCGCTTTGTTGGGTTTCTTGGTAGGATTGGCGGTGTATGAGATAATGTGA
- the LOC137726084 gene encoding pentatricopeptide repeat-containing protein At1g79540 codes for MNLLPPILRPICYFTLKPPWRRHFSTCSEASVTANELLTILETVNGMEDALEPLAPKLSSDVVRSVIRERVNPQLAFRFFIWATNRMKLCSRMSQNSVIDMLVRDDAFELYWRTLEQISEYGFPIGSDAFAVLINGYDKLDRVEKAVETFARMKDFNCKPNVSTYNSILHVLVRKEVFLLALAVYNQMLKSNNRPTRNTYGILIDGFCKTMQTQDALQMFDEMTQRGMAPNTVTYTIVVSGLCQAKRTDEAHRLVNMMKGSGCSPDLITYHALLDGYCKTGRIGDAYALLRSFERDGYVLGLNGYTCLIQGLFKARRFDEAHGWYRKMIKEGIEPDNVLCTIIIQGLSDAGRVHDALSFLSEMSEKGLVPDAYCYNAVIKGFCDLGLLDEARSLHLEVSKQDCFPNACTYTILICGMCKNGLVGEAQQIFNEMEKLGCVPTVATFNALIDGLCKASLLDEAHLLFYKMEIGRNPSLFLRLSQGVDRVTDSTSLQTKVEQLCESGLILQAYKLLMKLANSGVTPDIITYNILINGFCKDGNINGAFKLFKDMQLKGLSPDSVTYGTLIDGLQRVDREEDAFVVFDQMVKNGCTPSSAVYKALMTWSCRKQKVSLAFSLWLKYLRNLPSREEEEIKAIEENFKEGKIEKAIRGLLEMDIKFKEFNLAPCTILLIGMCQVRRVHEALRIFSVLDEYKVTVTPPSCVHLISGLCKEGNLDLAIGVFIYTLEKGFMLMPEICNTLLKCLLRSQDKKDHALDLISRMRSLGYDLDSYLQQTTKFLLQCHGN; via the coding sequence ATGAATCTCTTACCTCCTATACTTCGACCCATCTGCTACTTCACTCTCAAACCCCCGTGGCGGCGCCATTTCAGCACCTGCTCGGAGGCCTCCGTCACTGCCAATGAGCTCCTCACTATCCTCGAAACAGTCAACGGTATGGAGGACGCCCTGGAGCCCTTGGCCCCCAAGCTCTCCAGTGACGTAGTGAGATCAGTGATTCGAGAACGGGTGAACCCACAACTGGCTTTTCGTTTCTTCATCTGGGCAACCAATAGAATGAAGCTTTGCAGCCGAATGTCTCAGAATTCGGTGATTGACATGCTTGTCAGGGACGATGCCTTTGAACTTTATTGGAGAACGCTGGAGCAGATAAGTGAATACGGGTTTCCGATTGGTTCTGATGCCTTTGCTGTGCTGATCAATGGCTATGACAAACTGGACAGGGTTGAAAAGGCTGTGGAGACGTTCGCCCGGATGAAAGATTTCAATTGTAAGCCTAATGTCTCTACTTACAATTCGATACTGCATGTTTTGGTGCGAAAAGAAGTGTTTTTGTTAGCTTTAGCTGTATATAACCAGATGTTGAAGTCGAATAATAGGCCTACTAGAAATACATATGGAATTTTGATTGATGGGTTTTGCAAGACAATGCAAACCCAGGACGCGCTCCAAATGTTTGACGAAATGACCCAGAGAGGCATGGCACCCAATACCGTAACTTATACTATTGTTGTTTCTGGCTTGTGCCAGGCAAAGAGGACCGATGAGGCGCATAGGTTGGTTAATATGATGAAGGGAAGTGGGTGCTCTCCAGATTTGATTACTTACCATGCTTTACTTGATGGTTATTGTAAGACAGGTAGAATTGGTGATGCTTATGCGCTCCTCAGGTCATTTGAGAGGGATGGTTATGTTCTTGGACTCAATGGATATACTTGTTTGATTCAAGGTTTATTTAAAGCTAGGAGATTTGATGAAGCACATGGGTGGTATAGAAAAATGATCAAGGAGGGCATTGAGCCTGATAACGTCTTGTGTACTATAATAATTCAGGGATTATCAGATGCTGGCAGAGTTCACGATGCTTTGAGTTTCTTGAGTGAGATGAGCGAGAAAGGTTTGGTTCCAGATGCCTACTGTTATAATGCTGTCATTAAAGGGTTCTGTGATTTGGGTCTTTTGGATGAAGCTCGGTCTCTTCATCTTGAGGTCTCAAAGCAAGATTGCTTCCCTAATGCCTGCACATACACCATTCTCATTTGTGGTATGTGCAAGAACGGGCTGGTAGGGGAGGCTCAACAAATATTCAATGAGATGGAGAAGCTTGGATGTGTTCCTACTGTTGCAACCTTCAATGCTCTTATTGATGGACTTTGTAAGGCTTCTCTGCTTGACGAAGCACACTTACTATTCTACAAGATGGAGATAGGACGAAACCCTTCATTATTTCTTCGTCTTTCTCAAGGAGTTGATCGGGTTACCGACAGTACCAGTCTTCAAACAAAAGTTGAGCAATTGTGTGAGTCAGGATTGATTCTTCAGGCTTACAAACTTCTAATGAAGCTAGCTAATAGTGGGGTTACGCCTGACATCATCACTTACAACATTCTAATCAATGGGTTTTGCAAGGATGGTAACATAAATGGTGCTTTTAAGCTCTTCAAGGATATGCAACTGAAAGGGCTCTCCCCAGATTCTGTTACATATGGAACACTTATAGATGGACTTCAAAGGGTTGACAGAGAAGAGGATGCCTTTGTGGTCTTTGACCAAATGGTGAAGAATGGGTGCACGCCTAGCTCTGCAGTTTACAAAGCACTGATGACTTGGTCTTGCAGAAAACAGAAGGTTTCTTTGGCTTTTAGTCTTTGGTTGAAGTATCTGAGAAACCTTCCTAGcagagaagaggaagaaatcAAAGCAATAGAGGAGAACTTTAAGGAAGGAAAAATTGAGAAGGCAATCAGAGGCTTGCTTGAAATGGATATAAAGTTCAAAGAGTTTAATTTAGCACCATGCACCATTTTGCTTATTGGTATGTGTCAGGTGAGAAGAGTACATGAAGCTTTGAGAATATTTTCTGTTCTTGATGAGTACAAAGTCACTGTCACTCCACCAAGTTGTGTGCACTTGATCAGTGGTCTCTGCAAAGAAGGGAATTTGGACCTGGCAATAGGTGTTTTCATTTATACTCTGGAGAAGGGTTTTATGTTAATGCCAGAAATATGCAACACGCTGCTCAAATGTCTTCTTCGTTCCCAAGACAAAAAGGATCATGCCCTTGACCTCATTAGCAGGATGAGATCTTTAGGATATGATCTCGATTCTTATCTTCAGCAAACTACAAAGTTTCTTCTACAATGTCACGGGAACTAA
- the LOC137726536 gene encoding pentatricopeptide repeat-containing protein At2g26790, mitochondrial-like — protein sequence MYMWLSSIRLGFPRKRIHPTQNNHNRLIFAHGGSGGGAFKWASSQAALALWNSSSSHSEESSDDNSVAVCSTNVATNAANRTHFFSELDTSGVVSKLNFLRNEPSLAISFFHRVKGDGFRHNVYTYSALIRILCCWGLDRKLDSLFVNLINCCEDLEFEISDLMEAIEEGIEVSPSMIRAYDALLKSFVSLNMFDEAIDVLFQTKRRGFVPHIFTSNFLMNRLVEHSKVDMAVAVYKQLKRIGMNPNDYTYAIVIKGLCKKGSLEEAVEVFQEMQEARVTPSAFACTAYIEGLCTNHRPDLGYQVLQACHGENVLIDVYAYNAVIREFCNEMQFDEAESIFLDMEKRGLVPDSYTYSAMISGYCKSSKLLKALALHNDMESKGIKTNCVIVSLILQCMCNMGMPSEAVDQFREYKSLGIYLDEVSYNIAVDAFCKLGKMEQALELLEEMKCKHMVLDIMHYTTLIKGYFLQGHVVEAVSFLKEMKEKGLKPDITTYNVLASGFCRNGLGAEALDLLDYMGAHGFKPDSVTHNMIIENLCVGGKVKEAEAFLYSLEYKNAATYSAMVSGYCEANHTKEAYELLIRLAKQGTLVKQGACFKVLSKLCIEGDNDRAILLLEAMLALNVDPKRIMYNKVIASLCQAGEVKKARWVFNSLVERGLPPDVITYTMMMNSYCKVNCLQEAHDLFHDMKKRGIQPDIITYTVLLDSFPKRNVRRVNSSRDASRDKEETFDACTVWTEMKEMEIRPDVICYTVLIDRQCKTDNFQDAIALFDEMMNRGLEPDTVTYTALLAGCCRRGDVDRAVTLANEMSSKGMLPNARILSILQRGILKATKVQYQK from the coding sequence ATGTATATGTGGCTTTCGTCCATTAGACTGGGTTTTCCCAGAAAACGCATTCACCCCACCCAAAACAATCACAACCGTTTGATCTTCGCCCATGGCGGCAGTGGCGGCGGTGCTTTCAAGTGGGCATCTTCCCAGGCGGCACTTGCCCTCTGGAACTCCAGTTCCTCCCACTCTGAAGAATCATCTGATGATAATTCTGTCGCTGTTTGTAGCACAAACGTCGCCACCAATGCCGCCAATAGAACCCATTTCTTCTCCGAATTAGATACTTCTGGGGTTGTTAGCAAGCTCAACTTTCTAAGAAACGAACCCAGTTTGGCGATTTCGTTCTTTCACCGGGTGAAAGGAGATGGCTTTCGACACAATGTCTACACGTATTCCGCGCTTATTAGAATATTGTGCTGTTGGGGTCTGGATAGGAAGTTGGATTCTCTCTTTGTGAACCTTATTAATTGCTGTGAAGACCTTGAATTCGAGATTTCGGATTTGATGGAAGCGATTGAGGAGGGAATTGAGGTTTCCCCATCAATGATCCGAGCTTATGATGCATTGCTCAAGTCTTTTGTCAGTTTGAACATGTTCGATGAGGCTATTGATGTTTTATTCCAGACAAAAAGGCGTGGGTTTGTGCCCCATATCTTTACGAGTAATTTTCTAATGAACCGCTTGGTTGAGCATAGTAAAGTGGATATGGCTGTGGCTGTATACAAGCAGTTGAAGCGGATTGGTATGAACCCTAATGATTACACTTACGCAATTGTCATCAAGGGACTCTGCAAGAAAGGAAGCTTGGAAGAGGCCGTGGAAGTATTTCAGGAGATGCAGGAAGCCAGGGTAACCCCTAGCGCCTTTGCTTGCACAGCATATATTGAAGGGCTTTGCACCAATCACAGGCCGGATTTAGGGTACCAAGTGCTCCAAGCATGCCATGGGGAAAATGTCCTTATTGATGTGTATGCTTATAACGCTGTCATTCGTGAGTTCTGCAACGAGATGCAGTTTGATGAAGCTGAAAGCATCTTTCTTGACATGGAAAAGCGAGGGCTGGTCCCTGATTCATATACCTACAGTGCGATGATCAGTGGCTACTGCAAGAGTTCCAAGTTGTTAAAAGCTTTGGCTCTTCATAATGACATGGAGTCAAAGGGTATAAAAACAAATTGTGTGATTGTTAGTTTGATTCTTCAATGCATGTGTAACATGGGCATGCCCTCTGAAGCGGTGGATCAGTTTAGAGAATATAAGAGCTTGGGAATCTATCTTGATGAGGTTTCCTACAATATCGCGGTAGATGCCTTTTGCAAGCTGGGGAAAATGGAACAAGCCTTAGAATTGCTTGAAGAGATGAAGTGTAAGCATATGGTTTTAGATATTATGCATTACACGACATTGATCAAGGGCTACTTTCTCCAAGGGCATGTTGTTGAGGCCGTAAGTTTTTTaaaggaaatgaaggaaaagGGTCTGAAGCCAGACATCACTACGTACAATGTACTTGCTTCTGGGTTTTGTAGAAATGGCCTCGGAGCCGAGGCGCTTGACCTTTTGGATTATATGGGGGCACATGGTTTTAAACCAGACTCTGTTACACACAACATGATAATTGAAAATTTATGTGTAGGAGGAAAAGTCAAGGAAGCTGAAGCGTTTCTATACAGTTTGGAATATAAGAATGCGGCTACCTATTCTGCCATGGTCAGCGGGTACTGTGAAGCCAACCATACAAAAGAGGCCTATGAACTTCTTATTAGGTTAGCAAAGCAAGGAACTTTAGTTAAACAAGGCGCTTGCTTTAAAGTACTCAGTAAACTTTGTATAGAAGGTGATAATGACAGAGCTATTTTGTTGCTTGAGGCAATGTTGGCGTTAAATGTGGATCCTAAAAGAATTATGTACAACAAAGTCATAGCTTCTCTCTGCCAGGCTGGAGAGGTGAAAAAGGCCCGTTGGGTTTTTAATTCTTTGGTTGAGAGAGGGTTACCTCCTGATGTCATTACATACACAATGATGATGAATAGCTACTGCAAGGTGAATTGTCTGCAAGAAGCCCATGATCTCTTCCATGATATGAAAAAGAGAGGGATTCAACCTGATATCATCACTTACACAGTTTTGCTCGATAGTTTTCCCAAAAGAAATGTAAGAAGGGTTAATTCCTCTCGAGATGCAAGTAGAGATAAGGAAGAAACTTTTGATGCATGTACTGTTTGGACTGAGATGAAGGAAATGGAAATAAGACCCGATGTAATTTGTTATACTGTTTTGATAGACAGGCAGTGTAAAACAGACAACTTTCAGGATGCTATTGCACtttttgatgaaatgatgaacagAGGATTAGAGCCTGATACAGTGACATACACGGCTCTTCTGGCTGGCTGTTGTAGGAGGGGAGATGTGGATAGGGCCGTAACACTCGCTAATGAGATGTCCTCTAAGGGAATGCTGCCAAATGCCCGTATACTCTCAATTCTACAACGTGGAATCCTAAAAGCCACGAAAGTGCAGTATCAGAAGTAA